In a single window of the Cucurbita pepo subsp. pepo cultivar mu-cu-16 chromosome LG18, ASM280686v2, whole genome shotgun sequence genome:
- the LOC111780043 gene encoding uncharacterized protein LOC111780043 yields the protein MSCLALALQPANGPDILLQTREWFPPPRALVALSAFRQTRLAFAATKHHSHNASTVLGDDSSLADSIASLGDHPLAASNGQVIVGVESRYRVVYRLVNGIYVLGITTADQDNSVNVFECIHIVNQAVNVTVTACRGVDVTPEKLSRKYAEIYMALDIVLRGVSNIRLAAMLASMHGDGIAKMVHSALDTESKIRGADRWNTMEIHSIEHEANVQAFSNARFELPTETLEAGDEIASSLAPATQTVNEQQDQLQQKTEEPAIEQDPFAASDMINKPEELISGFKRNKDPSATDLTMVLAGLEVPTLPPAEATHSTRIGVEGFEGNYGGIEFSTDQATMEETFEGFSDAWGGGLDPSEFVGPEKVKKSEGLGGLELLQTGQSDGTKAAVGDASGAGTPLDSLVTKTERKGPEMYIIEQISAEFRESLLARVGMMGVVYLKTLPPKTSDDKETEFSFRVEDTAPVKRFVVQSSRVSSLGNGMFHLRTAPSNEPIPIIKYSLLPRLTPLPLRVRLIQRHSGTLLSVMVQYVVDPDLPLPLKDVTFTLKLPVDPSLLKVSPKAVLNRSEKELKWHVTEIPLKGAPGKLRARMPVDRNEEDDGEELEVVGYVKFSVQSYRTLSGISLRPATEGKTDFYETDHKFESGVYTCN from the coding sequence ATGTCCTGTTTAGCCCTTGCTCTGCAACCTGCTAATGGACCTGATATCCTCCTCCAAACTCGCGAGTGGTTCCCTCCCCCGCGAGCGCTAGTTGCCCTATCCGCCTTTCGCCAGACACGTTTGGCCTTCGCTGCCACCAAGCACCACAGCCACAACGCATCGACCGTCCTTGGTGATGATTCCTCGCTCGCCGATTCTATTGCCTCCCTTGGTGATCATCCTTTGGCCGCCTCTAATGGTCAGGTTATTGTTGGTGTGGAGAGCCGTTACCGAGTTGTCTATCGCCTTGTCAATGGCATCTATGTCCTTGGGATTACCACTGCTGATCAAGATAATTCTGTTAATGTATTTGAGTGTATCCATATTGTAAACCAAGCCGTTAACGTCACTGTTACGGCCTGTCGTGGTGTTGATGTCACGCCAGAGAAGCTTAGCCGGAAATACGCCGAGATTTACATGGCGTTGGATATTGTTCTAAGAGGTGTCAGCAATATTCGGCTTGCGGCAATGCTCGCTTCGATGCACGGCGATGGTATTGCGAAAATGGTTCATTCGGCTCTGGATACAGAGAGTAAGATTCGCGGGGCTGATCGTTGGAATACCATGGAGATTCACTCAATTGAACATGAAGCCAATGTGCAGGCCTTTTCAAATGCGCGATTTGAGTTACCCACGGAGACTCTCGAAGCTGGGGATGAAATAGCTTCATCCCTTGCTCCTGCCACTCAAACTGTGAATGAGCAACAGGATCAGCTGCAACAGAAGACTGAGGAACCCGCCATTGAGCAGGATCCATTTGCAGCAAGTGACATGATTAACAAGCCTGAAGAGCTCATAAGTGGGTTCAAGAGAAACAAGGACCCTTCTGCCACGGATTTGACTATGGTATTGGCGGGTCTTGAGGTGCCAACATTGCCACCTGCAGAAGCTACCCATTCAACACGTATTGGTGTGGAGGGATTCGAAGGAAACTATGGTGGTATAGAATTCAGTACTGATCAAGCTACAATGGAAGAAACTTTTGAGGGCTTCAGCGATGCTTGGGGTGGAGGATTGGATCCATCTGAGTTCGTGGGTCCcgaaaaggttaaaaaatcAGAAGGCCTCGGTGGATTGGAACTCTTGCAGACCGGACAAAGTGATGGAACCAAAGCGGCTGTTGGGGATGCTAGTGGTGCAGGAACTCCACTTGATAGCTTGGTTACCAAGACTGAAAGGAAGGGTCCCGAAATGTATATCATAGAACAGATTAGTGCAGAGTTCAGAGAATCGCTGCTGGCAAGAGTAGGAATGATGGGAGTTGTATATTTGAAAACTTTGCCACCCAAAACATCGGATGACAAAGAGACAGAGTTTTCATTTCGTGTGGAGGACACAGCTCCAGTTAAGAGATTTGTGGTGCAGAGTTCTCGTGTTAGCAGCCTTGGAAATGGAATGTTTCACTTGAGAACAGCGCCTTCAAATGAACCCATACCAATTATCAAGTACAGTCTACTACCTAGATTAACCCCATTGCCTTTGAGAGTTCGTCTCATACAACGTCATAGCGGGACTCTACTTTCCGTGATGGTTCAATACGTTGTGGACCCTGACTTGCCACTACCTTTGAAAGATGTGACTTTTACTCTAAAACTACCGGTTGATCCTTCATTGTTAAAGGTGTCTCCAAAAGCTGTATTGAATAGGTCCGAAAAGGAATTGAAATGGCATGTCACGGAGATTCCTTTGAAAGGTGCTCCTGGAAAGTTGAGAGCAAGGATGCCTGTGGATAGGAACGAGGAAGATGATGGAGAAGAACTTGAAGTGGTTGGTTATGTGAAATTTTCGGTTCAGAGTTATAGAACACTTTCTGGGATTTCCTTACGGCCGGCTACAGAGGGTAAGACGGATTTCTACGAGACAGATCACAAGTTTGAGTCTGGTGTCTATACATGCAACTGA
- the LOC111780044 gene encoding uncharacterized protein LOC111780044, whose amino-acid sequence MFMDDTSESKPLTSQHRQDHHHDEDGHENEAEEALSFSDLPLDKQKSDGHTPESFRKNPRRSSSEPLDLFEFFSAGFITSEISPAEDLIFCGRLLPLNDHSQLTTSTTNPTAEKSFWKDESRKQNVFRKRSESLSGLQSSVSRSNTAKINLKRNSRSLDYRKLYRQTNSIFSPTAEIDRNCSIKAGLKPDPLNKKASSKPRWYLLMFGMVKFPAEMDLSDIKSRQVRRSSSALFPANESKGKYHCNNRSSGEATWRILRALSCKNYASVDVTASLTA is encoded by the coding sequence ATGTTCATGGACGACACCAGCGAATCCAAGCCCCTAACCTCACAGCACAGACAAGATCACCATCATGACGAAGACGGACACGAAAACGAAGCGGAGGAAGCTCTCTCCTTCTCCGATCTTCCGCTCGACAAACAGAAATCCGACGGCCACACTCCGGAGAGCTTCCGCAAGAATCCACGTAGGTCCTCTTCCGAGCCTCTCGATCTCTTTGAATTCTTCAGTGCTGGATTTATCACCTCTGAGATTTCGCCGGCCGAGGATTTGATCTTCTGCGGTAGATTGCTTCCTCTCAACGATCATTCTCAGCTTACTACTAGTACTACTAATCCTACGGCCGAGAAGAGTTTCTGGAAGGATGAGAGTCGAAAACAGAATGTCTTTCGAAAGCGCTCTGAGTCATTGTCTGGATTGCAGAGCTCTGTTTCTCGATCGAACACTGCGAAGATCAATCTCAAGCGGAATAGCCGATCGCTCGATTACCGCAAGCTCTATCGCCAAACGAATTCGATTTTCTCACCGACGGCTGAAATCGATCGTAATTGTTCGATCAAGGCCGGATTGAAGCCTGATCCACTGAACAAAAAGGCTTCGTCAAAGCCGCGATGGTACTTGCTAATGTTCGGAATGGTGAAGTTTCCAGCGGAGATGGACCTCAGCGACATTAAGAGCAGACAAGTCCGCCGAAGTTCGTCGGCACTCTTTCCGGCGAACGAGAGTAAAGGTAAATATCACTGCAATAATCGAAGCTCCGGCGAAGCGACTTGGAGGATCCTTAGGGCGCTTAGCTGCAAGAACTACGCTAGTGTAGATGTAACGGCGTCGTTAACTGCCTAA
- the LOC111780550 gene encoding uncharacterized protein LOC111780550: MGKNITAASNGQVIVGVESRYRVVYRLVNGIYVLGITTADQDNSVNVFECIHIVNQAVNVTVTACRGVDVTPEKLSRKYAEIYMALDIVLRGVSNIRLAAMLASMHGDGIAKMVHSALDTESKIRGADRWNTMEIHSIEHEANVQAFSNARFELPTETLEAGDEIASSLAPATQTVNEQQDQLQQKTEEPAIEQDPFAASDMINKPEELISGFKRNKDPSATDLTMVLAGLEVPTLPPAEATHSTRIGVEGFEGNYGGIEFSTDQATMEETFEGFSDAWGGGLDPSEFVGPEKVKKSEGLGGLELLQTGQSDGTKAAVGDASGAGTPLDSLVTKTERKGPEMYIIEQISAEFRESLLARVGMMGVVYLKTLPPKTSDDKETEFSFRVEDTAPVKRFVVQSSRVSSLGNGMFHLRTAPSNEPIPIIKYSLLPRLTPLPLRVRLIQRHSGTLLSVMVQYVVDPDLPLPLKDVTFTLKLPVDPSLLKVSPKAVLNRSEKELKWHVTEIPLKGAPGKLRARMPVDRNEEDDGEELEVVGYVKFSVQSYRTLSGISLRPATEGKTDFYETDHKFESGVYTCN; this comes from the exons ATGGGTAAG AACATTACNGCCGCCTCTAATGGTCAGGTTATTGTTGGTGTGGAGAGCCGTTACCGAGTTGTCTATCGCCTTGTCAATGGCATCTATGTCCTTGGGATTACCACTGCTGATCAAGATAATTCTGTTAATGTATTTGAGTGTATCCATATTGTAAACCAAGCCGTTAACGTCACTGTTACGGCCTGTCGTGGTGTTGATGTCACGCCAGAGAAGCTTAGCCGGAAATACGCCGAGATTTACATGGCGTTGGATATTGTTCTAAGAGGTGTCAGCAATATTCGGCTTGCGGCAATGCTCGCTTCGATGCACGGCGATGGTATTGCGAAAATGGTTCATTCGGCTCTGGATACAGAGAGTAAGATTCGCGGGGCTGATCGTTGGAATACCATGGAGATTCACTCAATTGAACATGAAGCCAATGTGCAGGCCTTTTCAAATGCGCGATTTGAGTTACCCACGGAGACTCTCGAAGCTGGGGATGAAATAGCTTCATCCCTTGCTCCTGCCACTCAAACTGTGAATGAGCAACAGGATCAGCTGCAACAGAAGACTGAGGAACCCGCCATTGAGCAGGATCCATTTGCAGCAAGTGACATGATTAACAAGCCTGAAGAGCTCATAAGTGGGTTCAAGAGAAACAAGGACCCTTCTGCCACGGATTTGACTATGGTATTGGCGGGTCTTGAGGTGCCAACATTGCCACCTGCAGAAGCTACCCATTCAACACGTATTGGTGTGGAGGGATTCGAAGGAAACTATGGTGGTATAGAATTCAGTACTGATCAAGCTACAATGGAAGAAACTTTTGAGGGCTTCAGCGATGCTTGGGGTGGAGGATTGGATCCATCTGAGTTCGTGGGTCCcgaaaaggttaaaaaatcAGAAGGCCTCGGTGGATTGGAACTCTTGCAGACCGGACAAAGTGATGGAACCAAAGCGGCTGTTGGGGATGCTAGTGGTGCAGGAACTCCACTTGATAGCTTGGTTACCAAGACTGAAAGGAAGGGTCCCGAAATGTATATCATAGAACAGATTAGTGCAGAGTTCAGAGAATCGCTGCTGGCAAGAGTAGGAATGATGGGAGTTGTATATTTGAAAACTTTGCCACCCAAAACATCGGATGACAAAGAGACAGAGTTTTCATTTCGTGTGGAGGACACAGCTCCAGTTAAGAGATTTGTGGTGCAGAGTTCTCGTGTTAGCAGCCTTGGAAATGGAATGTTTCACTTGAGAACAGCGCCTTCAAATGAACCCATACCAATTATCAAGTACAGTCTACTACCTAGATTAACCCCATTGCCTTTGAGAGTTCGTCTCATACAACGTCATAGCGGGACTCTACTTTCCGTGATGGTTCAATACGTTGTGGACCCTGACTTGCCACTACCTTTGAAAGATGTGACTTTTACTCTAAAACTACCGGTTGATCCTTCATTGTTAAAGGTGTCTCCAAAAGCTGTATTGAATAGGTCCGAAAAGGAATTGAAATGGCATGTCACGGAGATTCCTTTGAAAGGTGCTCCTGGAAAGTTGAGAGCAAGGATGCCTGTGGATAGGAACGAGGAAGATGATGGAGAAGAACTTGAAGTGGTTGGTTATGTGAAATTTTCGGTTCAGAGTTATAGAACACTTTCTGGGATTTCCTTACGGCCGGCTACAGAGGGTAAGACGGATTTCTACGAGACAGATCACAAGTTTGAGTCTGGTGTCTATACATGCAACTGA